The genomic interval ATGTTGAAATTATTGATGGACCCCACGTTAGTCGACATCGACCTTCAGTTGATGTTCTATTTCGATCAGTTGCCAAAAGTGCCGGTAAAAATGCGGTGGGTATTATTATGACAGGCATGGGAGATGATGGGGCTTCCGGAATGAAGGATATGCATGATGAAGGAGCATACACGGTTGCACAGGATGAAAATAGTTGCGTTGTTTTTGGTATGCCGAAAGAAGCTATTAAAAGGGGGGGAGTAGATACTGTTGTAAGTTTGGATGATATCCCGCGCGAAATAATTAAATTTCGTTATTAAAGAAGAGCTTCATAGATTATCTGATAAGGATTACCCTCTGGAAGGGTATGAGCAGTTTTAAATGTTGTTTGTTCCATTTCTTTTATAGGGAAGCGAAAATTATAAACATCTTCATTTTCAATATATCGAGCTTTAAAGTAAGTTTTTAAGGCTTTTACAAGATAGGGGTACTCCGGAAAATCCCCTCTGCTGGTGTAGAGAATAGGAGTCTGACAATTATAAGCTTCACTCAAAATACCATAACCCGGTTTTGTTAAAACATAGTCACAGGCTTTTAAAACGTCCGGGTAGTAAGCCTTATCCAGATGCATTACGCTTTCATGAAAAAGTCCGTCATAGCCTGAGGTAACCAGTATACAGGAAGGATCTAAAAGATTGAAATTAAAAAGAGTTTCGGAAAGGCCGTAGGCTCCAAAAGAGAATAAAATATATTTTTTATCATCTGTAAAACCAAATTCTCTTCTTGCTGTATTTTTATCTTTCAATGATGTTCTTCCCACAAGAGGAATGTAGGTTAACTTTTGAATGGATGAAATCGGGCAATTAAAGGGTAGAATTAAACCTTTTGAGCAATGTGAATAAAACTCAGCAAAAAATTCTGCTATTGACTGGTAATCTGAATGATATTTTATAAATCCCTTATATATAAAATCCCAGGTAAAGTTGCCAATGAAAATTGAGGGAATCCGGGTTTTTATAGCACAATAAAAAGGAAAGGAATCTGCATCACTAATGATTCTATCAATTTTATTAGTTTTTAAAAAGTGGACTTCTTCTTCTAAAAGTTCTTCCTTTTTAGAATAAAAATTTTGTAAAGCTTTTATAGAAGAAATATAATCGATATCTAAGGAAGTTTTTTGTATTAATCCAGGACTAAACTGTTTATCAATGAAAACTAATTTTTCATGTGTATCTTTAATGAAATAATTTCGTTTGCTGATTACGTAAATTTTGGAAATACTATCTTTAGATAATAATCTTTTTATTACTTCATACGAACGACTGATGTGTCCGAAACCATGAGAACTTATATAATAAGCTATTCGCATTAAATTGACCTTTGGCGTAAAACTTCATATAAGAGAATGCCGCAGGACATAGCAAGGTTTAATGAATCAGCCTCACCTTTCATAGGGATAGAAATAAGTTTTTGGGAATTTAATTTTGCTTCCCGGCTTAAACCATATTGTTCACTTCCAAAAATAAAAGCTGTTTTTGTTTTAAAATTTTCTTTGAAGTAGGAATCTTTTGCTTCAGGACTGAGTGCAAATACCGGTATTCTTAAGTTATTTAGTTTTTCAAGAATTTCTAAAATAGAGCCGATAAAGATTGGAATTGTGAATAAAGTTCCGGTGCTGGCACGCACTACATTGGGATTGAAAATATCAAGTCTTGAGTCTGAAACAAAAACAGCATTAACTCCGGCACCTTCAGAGGTTCGAAGGATTGTACCGAGATTACCCGGTTTTTCAACACCTTCGATAATCAAAAAAAGATCTCCCTCCGGTATGATTGTGTCTTCGGTAATTGTAAAATCCGGAGTGTAAGCTAAAGCTAATAAACCATCAGGTCTATCTCGATAAGAAATTTTTTCAAAAACTTTTTGGGGTAACTGAAATAATTTACATTGAAACTTGCTGATTAAGGAAAATTCATTTTCTCCCAAAAAGCAATCCGGGCTAAAGAACAAAGAATGGAATCTAATTCTATTGG from Leptospiraceae bacterium carries:
- a CDS encoding glycosyl transferase translates to MRIAYYISSHGFGHISRSYEVIKRLLSKDSISKIYVISKRNYFIKDTHEKLVFIDKQFSPGLIQKTSLDIDYISSIKALQNFYSKKEELLEEEVHFLKTNKIDRIISDADSFPFYCAIKTRIPSIFIGNFTWDFIYKGFIKYHSDYQSIAEFFAEFYSHCSKGLILPFNCPISSIQKLTYIPLVGRTSLKDKNTARREFGFTDDKKYILFSFGAYGLSETLFNFNLLDPSCILVTSGYDGLFHESVMHLDKAYYPDVLKACDYVLTKPGYGILSEAYNCQTPILYTSRGDFPEYPYLVKALKTYFKARYIENEDVYNFRFPIKEMEQTTFKTAHTLPEGNPYQIIYEALL
- a CDS encoding RNA methyltransferase, whose amino-acid sequence is MNSQIITSFSNERVKLVQKLRNKKDREKEGLFVIEGYRELQRALLSNRIRFHSLFFSPDCFLGENEFSLISKFQCKLFQLPQKVFEKISYRDRPDGLLALAYTPDFTITEDTIIPEGDLFLIIEGVEKPGNLGTILRTSEGAGVNAVFVSDSRLDIFNPNVVRASTGTLFTIPIFIGSILEILEKLNNLRIPVFALSPEAKDSYFKENFKTKTAFIFGSEQYGLSREAKLNSQKLISIPMKGEADSLNLAMSCGILLYEVLRQRSI